One Candidatus Nitrososphaera evergladensis SR1 genomic window, TGGATGAGATAGCCACGAATCCGGAGAATGATCAAGCTCTTGAATTACCACCGTTCCTCCGTCCCTGACCATGCCCTTCATTGCCTTTACCGCCTGCTTGGGGTCCTTTAGGTGCACAAACATGAACCTTGAAAATGCAAGGTCAAATTTATCGCTCTTTTCCTGTAATGACGATATTATGTCTTGATGGATAAAGTCGACATTGGGAAAGGTGTTGACAGTACGGCAATACTGGAGATAGTTGTCGTCAATGTCTACGCCTGTAACATGCCCTTCTTTGCCTACCATCTGGGCCATCAGGCGAGTGACAGAGCCCGAGCCAGAACCAACATCTGCACAATCCATGCCCCTTCTTATTCCCGCTTTTAAAAGCGCGTCTCGTGAAAACGGTTCGAAAAATGACGCCTGTATGTCTAGCCTCTCGATCTCGCTTTTTCTGTTGCCAAGGACATAGCTGTCTGCCATCTTGTTCTTTTTCACCTTTTAAGAGTGTATTTGCGTGAATATTCTAAAGTACATGTTACTATATGAGGCAAAAAGTGAGAAATTTCTCCAAGCTTCATTCTCGAAGGTATGTCATACTTTCTCTTAACCTTTTTCTAAATTGACCGTGTGCGCCATCTTCAATATAGACCAATATAGTCTATATAGAAATGCTTGATATTCCTGATCGCCAGTCTCATAATCGTATGCTAGCGTCTACAACCAAGCTTGAGGTTTTGAAAATAAGCCTGATTTCAGAACAGGTGGCTCGCTTGCAGGTGATTTCTTGCGACCTTTGTGGCTCACAAAAGGCATCTTTTGACGTCTATGTAAAAGGCGCAGTCGAAGGCGTGCCTGCACTAAAGAGATGCTGCGATAGCTGCAAGTCGCTTCTTATCACCCAGTAAGCGCCTTTATTGCCCACATGCACGCCGCTGCTATGGCGGCGCTTGCCGGTATAGTTATCACCCAAGCATAGATTATCCTCTTTCCAAGTCCCCATCTTACTGCGGAAAACCTCTTTGTCGCGCCGACGCCCATTATTGCGCCAGAAATTGCGTGCGTAGTGCTTACAGGTATCCCAAGCCACGCCATCGAAGTCAGGATGGCGCCGCCGCCCGTCTCTGCGCAGAACCCCTGGTACGGCTTTAGGTTCGTCAGCCTAAACGCCATGGTCTTGACTATTCTCCATCCTCCAAAGAACGTGCCAAGCGCTATGGCAGACGCGGCACTTATTATCACCCACAACGGGACGACAAATTCCTTCGAGTGCATCAGGCCGCCTGCGATCAGGAGCGCCGTTATGATGCCCATGGTCTTTTGCCCGTCGTTTGCGCCGTGCGTCAGCGAGAAAAACGCCGAGGACACTATCTGCAGCCTGCCAAACACCCTGTTGACCCTGCCGGGCACCTTTTTGCGCAAAAAGTACATCATCGCAAGCGCAAAGCCGCCTGCGACTGCAAAGCCCATGGCCGGCGACACCACCATGAACGTCAATGTTTTTTCGACGCCGGGCGCAACTATGGCCTGCAGACCGCCTGCAAAGAGCGCCGAGCCTACCAGCCCGCCGATGAGCGCGTGGCTGCTTGACGACGGCAGACCGAACCACCACGTTATGAGGTCCCAAGCTGTTGCACCCAAAAGCCCCGCTATTATGACATCCACAGTCGAAAATTCAGGCATGATGATTCCTTTTCCTACTGTGGCGGCCACGGCCGTGCCAAAGATGAACGGACCGCTAAAATTGGCCGCCGCTGCAATTCCGACGGCTTGGATGGGTCTGAGCACCCTTGTGCCGACGATTGTTGCGATAGAGTTTGCCGCGTCATGAAAGCCGTTTACGAAATCAAAAAACAGAGCCGCGCCGATTGCACCGTAAACCACTAGGATTATGCTCTGGTCGGCCACTTTTGATCCTCAACCGTATTTTAAGCCGATATCCTCAAACGTGTCGGCGACGTCCTGACACCTGTTGACCGCGTCTTCCAGCTGGAGGTAGATTTCCTTGAACTTGATTATTTCTATTGCGTCGCTGGTATCAAATAGCTCTGCGATTGCAAGCCTGTATATGGTGTCAGCCTCGTGCTCGTACTTGTTGATGTTCCTGCAGTGCTCTATCAGGTCTGCCGAGTTTTTGAAGCCCCGGAGGCGCATCATCAGCGTGTGCACCTCCTGCGTGGCAGAAAGCAGGATCTTGGCAAGCTCTATCATGTACGGCGTCGGCTTGCTTATCTTAAAGAGCACGAACCTGTCTGCCGCGCCGTCTATGTAGTCGAGTATCTCGTCCACCTCGCTTGTCAGCTTGGAAATGTCTTCTCTGTCAAGAGGCGTGACAAACGTCTTGTCCATGATGAGGTAGATGTTGTGGGCTATTTCGTCGCCCCTATGCTCAATGTCTTTAATGTTGACCTTGCGCTCGCCTACATTCTCAAAATTTGAAACTAGGTCAACAAGGGCGTTAGCGGCCTTGAGCACGTTTGCGCCCTGCTGCTCTAGTGCATCGATGATCTCTCTGTCATTGGAGCGGATCCATGAGAGAAAGCCGCCGCCAGCCATTATCTACTGGACTACATGAATGCACTGTATAATACCCTATACTACATGATCTACATATTCTATATTGATATTCTCTCTCTGTCTTAGATTGGTATGGTGACCCGCTCTATCATGGCGGGATGCTTTTCCCTGTAGTGCCTCACAAGCTCTTTTACTGTGGCAAACGTCATCCTGCATTCTTCGCAGCTTTCTGCCGGGCTCTTGGAAACGGAAAAGAGTGGCCTTTTGCTGACCCGGATTGTCCTGTTGCCCGGAAGCGATATTGCAAGCATGCCGCCGTCATCCCAGCTCTTCAAGTGCTTTTCAAACTCTTCGTACGCCGAGAGGTTGAAGCACGCCACTGGGTCGTTTTCAAAGTCACACGCCCTCTTTTTGGTCATGTAGTCCTCGTGGATCTTGCGCAGCCATTCATCGACTATTTCCGGGTTGTCTGACAGTATGTCCTGAGCAATCCTCAACGTGTACACCGCGATCTTGTTTTCCAGCGCGTCGTTTGGAACTATCAAGTAGCCCTTCAGCTTTAGGCCCAGCGAGCCGTCTTCAAATGCGTGCCCCATGACACTGTCTTAATACATTTCCAATAATTAAGCATTGCTTAACTGAATAATCAAGTATATTTAGATTCCAAATGAATAATATAATTTTCTTAACAAAGAAATGAGATTTTAGATAAATATTGTAATCTGTATTTTCGCGGACAATGGACTCTAGGCATCCTTGATGGCATCTCCGTGTGATAATAATCCGGATTTTGAGAATCAGCGCGTAAATAGCTTTTTTTCCAGTTTTGGCATAAAAACGGGCTTGTAGTTGTCAAAATCATCGTATGCGCCACAATAGCCCGAAGCCTCTTCATCCGAATGGCAGGTCGCAGAGTTATCGTCGTAAAGCTTGCAAATGTGCGCATATCTGCACATTTCCGATTTCATGCATATCATGCAGATGGCATCGAATAACAGTAACATGTTCAAAATCACGCAATAGCATGAAAAATAATCCCATGTTCTGTTATATCCTGTTGCATGGCGTGTATGAAAAAAATCTTTTTGGCAGAGCTACAATACATGAACAAAAAAAGAAAGAAGGGAAAAAAGGCTTAGCCCTTTTTGTTCTCCTTTATGTCCCAGCCTCCGGTCATTGGCGCGCCCAGAGAGCCGTCAGGGTTTGTGGGATAGTACGTGAACTCTATCTTGGCAAAGTTGAGCGAGAAGCTGTCTGTAGGAACCGCTCCTGAACTGCCTCCTTGCTGGTACGAGGAGATGAGCACGTCTGTCAGCTTGATCTGGAGGAACTGCTGGCCCTTTTTGCCGCTCATTTCGCCTGTGAGTGTGACCTGCTTGATGTGCTGGCCTGTAGCCGTTGCAAGCATCAGTTTTGGAGATGACTTGTCAATCACCTTGGTAAAACTGATGTCTTGGAACGACACCTTTCCCGCTCCCGCGCCGCCTCCTGCGCTTGCCGAGCCCGTGTTAGACGCACCCCAGCTGAACGATTCGATGTTTATCTCGCCCTTGTGCCTGTCGCTTGTTGATTCTCCTTCAATGCCGTCTATCTTTAGAAAATAGTCTACCGTGGCAGCATCAGCAGAAGGAATCCCGAGCAGCGCCTCGCTGGCCGAGATCTTTTGCGACGCAGAAGAAAAAGATGCCACTGCAACATACCCTGCAAGAATCGACGTGACAACCGCTACCGACGCTACTACCTGCATCTTGCCTAGGTTTGGCATGGCGACGCATAAGGCAGTAAAGATATACCTTTTCTGTAGTTTGGCTCTATAAGATAGATGGAAAAGAAGAAAGGGGGAAGAAGAGATGCCCTACTTGGGCAACTCTCTCTTTTCTGTTGCCGCCGCGATCCTCGGGATGGATCCAAGGTCGACGCACGGCACCTGCTCCAGCGCGACTGCCGCAGTATCGGACGCGCCATAGCCCGTTATGATGCCAAAGCCGTTTGTGTGCTTGGGATACACTCTCAGTTCTATGGCAAACGAACACTTTTGATGCGCGCCGAGCATCTCGCCAAACGTCTTTTCGGCGGCCTTGGCATTTGCCGCATTGAGCGGGCTTGGGATCGGCGGGACAGTCGAGGGGGCGTTTGCAGTGCCTGTCTCTATCGTCCCGCTTGTGTCGTTGAGCCCGCGCACGAACCACAGGTTGTAGCTGTGCATGAACTTGTTGACGTGGAACGCATAGAACCGCACCGTGAACTTGTCGCCAGAGCACCCTGTCAGGAAGAGGCAGCTTCCCTCTACAGGCGCGTCGTTCTTGCGCAGCGCAACAATGTCGCCATAGCAGGCGACGTTGTCTGCATGGAACATGTGTACGAGTGCGGCATAGTTCACCGCGTCGGTGGCAGTCTCTGTTGACCATCGCCTGAAGGTAAACGGCTTGTCGATCCCTGCTCCCGCTGCGCCCGCAGGCTTGATCCTGTTTCCAGCCCCGTCAAACACCTCGACTATCACAAGGTGCTTGCCGTTGTCATGCATGGTCGTGTTCCATGACTGGTGGAACTGGAACCAGAGCCACCCGCCGTCTGGCGCATCGGATTCGTACGGGATGAGGTACAGCCCCGAATTGCTGCCGACCGCATTTGGACCAAGCGCGACTGCCTCTGTCTGCAATTGCGTCCCGACCCACTTCCAGCGGCTCCATGCGACAGGGTCTGTCAGCACCTGCGGCACGCCATCCGGGTCGCCGGAAGAGTTTGCCCTGACCACGCTTACCCTGTAGTATTTTGCGCCTATCCCCTTCATTCCCTCGTGGAACTTGAGCCTGAAGCTGAGCGTCTGGCCCCAAGGCTGGCCAGTGTAGTTGTTGTTGACAAGTCCGTCGCCGGGGTTTGCCGATGAGACGCCAAGCTCGCTGTCCTGCGCAGGGCTTGCAAGCTTCCAGCTTGGGATGTAGCCAATGTTTTCCAGCATCACAAAGTTCGTTCCGGGATCGGGGACGTCGCTTCCCGGGTCACAGGCGCGCCCCTTCCAGGTGCGCAGGTGAGCATCGTCAGAGGCAGTAAAGTAGTCGTGCGTTGTCGAGCCGTCATAGATGTACACCCACTGGTTGTCCTGCCACTGCCTGACCTTGTAATAGTAGGTTATCCTGCACCCTGCCCTTACAAACGGCCGCCAGTAGCAAAAGCTGAACTCGCCGTCCTCGTTCACGGGCGTTTCGCCGACCTTTCTTGAACTGCACGTGCAAAAGATCGGGTAGAGGTAGTAATGGGCGTCAATGTATGCGAGTCTGTCCTGCAGCGGAAGTGACATCAGCATGTAATAGTCCTCTGCTAGTTTTTCAGGCGGGTTGCCAAGCGGCACCTTGGCGCCTGTTGCGCGCACAAGGCTTGCCGCCTTTTCCATCTGCCTTATTGGCACAGGGTCAGGACCGGGTCCCGGGATCGGAATAGGGCCTAGCTCTGGCCATGGGCTTATGGGCCCCGGATCCGGGTCAGGAATTGGAGGAACACGTTCTATCAAATCTTTGAGCCTGTCAAGTATGTCGTCTATGTCAAAGGGCGGTCGCAGCCTGCAGCAGCACGTCTTTTCATAGACTTCGACGACGGCGTTGCATATTGGCGCGCAGATGGTAGGCAGCGTCAATGACGGCGTGATTGTTGTTGCCTTTGATATTTCTGGCCTGAGCGTCAGAACGTCCGTAAATGTCGTTGTCTTTGCAAGGGCAATGTCTGCAAGCAGCCACGGCCTTGGCCTGCACCTGTGCACGTCGCCATGCACGCAGACTATGGGAAGAATCCAGTCGCGCCACTTGGGCGTAACCTCTATCACGCCTGTCCTGGACCACTCGGCGACTTTCTCCCTTGGCCTGAAGGTGACGAGCATTTCCCTTGTCACTTCTTTTTCGTCAATGTCTGGGCCAAACCCGTAGCTTGCCCCTTCCTTGACGTTGCGGGCTAGCTCTGAAAGCTGGATCTTGTTTCCTTGAATGGATCCGAGTTTTCTGACAACGCCCTTTTCGACTGCAAAAAGTGCCACGCGTGGCGCTTGGTCTTTCTCAGTGCTTCCAAGAAACCGTAGTTCTAGCGTCTTGTCGCTATTGTTGTTGGTAGCAGGTATCCTTGAGGCTGCCATGGCCTCTTGCAAGTTCCCATTTATTAAAGAATAGTAGATATAGTTTCTAGTAAATAGTATCTTGCTACAAGGTTAGCCAATATGAGATAATAATGATAATAGATCACTTTTTACACGAAATCTGTTATCCTCGATGGTTTTCTGCGGATCTTACGTTCAATTCTTGTTATGGTCTTTTCCTGCATTTCGTCCAGCTCGCCTCTCATTGCCAGGAACTGAAGCGCATTGTGCGGCGCGCCAGCATTGTAGTGGTTGTTAAAGTAGGCGTACGTCACCGGGACCTTAGCCTCCATCTCTTTTAGCTTGTCAACCCAAGGCATCAGCTCTTCTTCTGAATATGTATAGTCGTACCAGATGGGCTTGCCTCTGCCGTGCCACCTTACGTACGCGTGTGTTGATGAAGTCACGACGATCTTTGACAGAAACTCTATTGGGGATTCGGTTATCGTGTTTGCGACATTGTATTTCTTTAGCAGATCCCATGTTTCTTTTCTGTCCCACGATTCGTGCCGGAACTCGACTGCAAAATGGATGTAGGAAGGCAATAACTCTAAAAAGGATTCCAACACGTCTGCCTCGTCATAGGAAAAGCTGGGCGCAAGCTGCACAAGCAAGCACCCAAGCTTATCTGACTCTTCAAGCGGCTTGATGACGTCCAGAAACTTTGCCAAATCGTCCTCTGCACCCTCCGTGAGGCGCTTGTCGTGGGTTATCGTCTTTGGCAGTTTCAGCGAAAACTTGAACAATGGGCCTGTCGCCTTTTCCCATCCTCTTACCATCATCTTTGTCGGCATACGGTAAAACGACGAATCAACCTCGACTGTGTCAAATACTTTGGCATAAAACGGGAGCTTGGCAACCCTGTTGTTTGGGTAGAAAAGCCCGACCCACTCCTGGTAGCTCCACCCGCAGGTGCCAAGAAGCAATGTATCTCTATTTCAGAACGCTAGGATATTTGTCTACTGCTGCCTCGGCTTTTTCAGAAACATCTTGGCCACTTCGGGCAGTGCAAATGCGTAGTGTATGTGGCTGCAGTCCTTGGACTCGCACAGCCCACAGTAGAGCGTCTTGTCCTTCAGGTAGACCTCTGCGGTCTTGCCGGCTTTGGCGTCGCGGATGAACAGTATGTTGTCCTGGTATCCAATCTTTGAGAAGTAGGGCGCGTAGCTCTGCAGGAACCTGTCGCGCTCTATGGCTTCAACAAGCACAGAGTTGATGTACTCCTTGGTGTTCCAGTGCATCTTTTCTGCAGTCGACTTCATGACGTCGTACGTCTGCTTGAAGATCTCGACCGTTATCACTTCCTTGCCGCCACGCTTGACCATATACAGTAACATGTTATAACATGCTTCCTTATATCATTTCTGAATGTAAAAGCATGTTATGTCATGTACTTTTGATGCTCCTTCACCAAATCTTCCGGGATAAAATGTAAATTGTCACATACAACTCGTAGGGTCACTGTCACGCTGGCATTCAACAAATGTGAATCCATATCCGGGCATGCGAACGATAATGGCGAATGGGTTGCTCATGTCGTCAATAAACACATTGACACCTTTCCAGCCTTCTGGCAGCCAATCAAATGACTCTTCCTTCCTACTTCCTTTCCAGTGAACTTCGTACGCAATTTTGTCCGTATAGTCTACGACATCTGGATAATAGTCGCGTCCGTTCCGAAGCGGAGGGCCCTGCCTTTTGCGACGGTACTTTACGTTTGGCTCTATCGTGTGTAAAGGGTACTTTTCTTTGAGGCACCTTGCAAGTTTTGCAACGACTCTGTCATGAGTGTCCTTCTCATTGTAATATGGTGACATGGTTACTCTCTAGCTATCCTCTTTCTGTGCTACGAGCGTCCAGCTGGCCACACCATCTGCATACCAAAAGTGGCAAACCTTTCCTTCGTCGTGGTCAACAGGATAAGCAAGCCTTCCCTTTGCCAAGATCTCTGTAATCGTCTTGGCGTCAATCTCGACGGGCATGTCCTTGCCATACTCTTGTTGGTAATGGTGTGCAAATGTGTCCATGTCTATCTTGAAGGCCCTTGGACCATTTTCACTCCTCTCTAGCAGGAGGGCTTTCCATGCATTGGCTATTTCACGCTCTCTTGTCCGCGGGCTCGAAATTACCCTCTCTACAGATGCTTGGATCTTTTCGCCAAAGATTTTCATGATTATGCTACGCAACTGGTTTTCCAACTCTTCATAGAGTTGGCTTCCCTTGCAGCCCCCTTTGATGGTGCAAGTTGCAGGCCTTCGAGAGTTATGATGTCGATTCTTGACGCTGCAAAGAGGGCTTGGATCCGACGAATGCTGTTGGAGATGTCCGATTCCTTAATGTCAACGCGCCTGATTCTCGCATAGTTTCCAGCAATAGCCTGAAGTTCGTAAAGAGTGTATTTCTTCATGCCCGTGTAATTGACAGGCTTGTTGGCAATTACTGTGAGGATGTCGATATCCAGTTTTGCATGCTCCCTTTCACTCAGCTTGAGCAACCCCTCAAGCAACCTTGCGTTCAGCAGCTCTTCTTCTTTTCTTGGCATCGGCTGGTGGGCACCACCGCGGGTTAATCTTGGAAATTATCAAGCCTTTAGTTCTTAGGTCTGCTCTACAATACGTGCGGTTACAACTTATTCAATAGGCTCTTAAATTACCGCATGTTTGCCGCAGGAGAGGGGTCCTCTTCAAGATCTGCTGAGAAAGATGTCCAAGAAGGGATTTTACGAGATTCTAAAATACATCGACAGTAGGGGGCCTCTGCATTACAATGACATCCTACGTCACGCTCAAGGTACAAAGGTAGTAGATAGCCGCGGCCAAGTCAACATAATAGTGAATGGATTGACCTCCCTAGGTCTGTTAGATAGGGCAGTCTCTTTGGACAAGCCGGTGAGGACGAGCTACAGCATCAGCAAGAAAGGAAAGCTGGTATTGGAATTTCTAATGCGATTAGAAAAAGAAGCGTAAGGCTTGCGGGCAGCAAAGTCTGGCACACGTAGGATTCCTTTGACTCGCATGGTCTCTGGATGACGGCATCTACGCCGTGGCAGAAACCGACACGGAGAGTTTTTACGCCAGACCAATCGTCCTTGCTATCCTTTTACGTGATTCTTGAATTTCATATCTGACGTGATTTCTTTCTGGGAGACTGTCTGCCGCTAGCCCTAGTGCATAAACCAAGGCCGGCACTAATTTTCTGTTTTCAATTGCTTCGCCCATTGCAGCTTTGAGCAGAGGAACAAGTCTATCCTGCCGCGTGACATACCTGTTGAGATACACATAGAGAGGCAGGTTTTTCGATATACTTTGGGCAAGCATAGAGACGATCTCGGTAAAGAATTCTCGGTATTCTCGTTCAACCGTCGCCCTCTTTACCTCTAGCTCTTCAACTGAGGCTTGACATATCTGCCTCTCATCCCTCCATGCCTCAGTCTCTGCCATAACGCCAAGGCACTCGTCATTCTTTTCTTCAAGTTTCTGTTCTTGACATGCAAGCCATTTTTGAAAACCTACTATTGGCGAATAGTGCTCTTCGACATCATGTAGGAAACGCGGGAATGCAAGTTCTTTACTGACGCCTCTTTGAATTGCTATTTGCGCTATCTTCTCTGCAAGGATTTCGATTTGATGTGGAAGCAAGCAACCCCTATTTGCAACACGCTGAAGCTCGATTGCCACGTTGGCCGATTCTAGTTCCTTGATCTTCTGCTCCGTTAACTTTTCAACCTCTGCAAGGTACTTCTTTGCCGCTGCTACTCTGGCATCGTAGTTTTCGACATCGGAGAGTTTTCCAACCATCTTCTTGGGGCTACAGCCATCCTTTTCATATTCGACAAACATTCTGGAAATTTCTGGTATGTCAGAGTAGTCTAGGTCATTCTTTGTAAGAAGTTTGTCAAATGCTTCTTTTTTGGCGAGCTGGTCTCTGGCTGCATTTTCCTGTCTCTGTACATCTTCTAGCTTGGCTAACCCGGCATCGATATCTGCTCTGATGTTTCGAAAAGTTTGAAGGTCCTCCTCGGCCTTTTTAGGAATCTCATCAAGTGGAAGATAAGGGTTGACGGTGTATTTCGCAGCTGTCCAACGCAGGGTGCTACCAAACGTCTTTCGGTTTACTTCTGGGCCCATAAGAGGCATCAAACCATCGGCAAATTCCTTGGCGTTATCCAGGCCCACTTTTGCAAATGCCACCGCCGTTTCGTACCCCCACACTGCCTTGGACGGATGCATCTGACTTTGATTGTGGGTCTTGGCAAATTCCCTATGGGCCTTCAGACGGTCAGGGCCTCCTACGAACTTGGCGAACTTGCTTACTTTATTCTGGACGTTGGTTTCAGAGGTACTGCGTCTTTCAGCTATCTGCTTGCGAGGAACGTTGTTTATGTGGTCAGCCAGTATTCCCATTGTAACGTCTTCTTCAGTTTGGGCTGTCATTTTTTTGACGGGTGCGGTAAAGGACGCATGTAAATAAGGTTTGCGCGTACTCTGGTATTTGTTGGGTAGCAAGTTTGGGGCCCCGGGAAATGTCTAGTATCCGATCCCGCGTGTCAGGTTTCTGCTTCAGGAAGTAAAGTACTATGTCAGGTGCTTTTGAAAATATGTCAAGTGGGGGCGAAAAACCAGTCAAGTGGAGCGTCAAGTGCCATGTCAAGTACTATGTCAAGTGTGATCTGAGCGCAAAATCAGATACAAATTGCTGCGGCAATTTTTTCAGGCTTCCTCAAGCACAAAAAAGACATCGGGGCCCCGAAAGGAAAGACACAATGAGAGCGCGCCTAACTACACTGATATTAGCCTGAATTCTGCTAGGTTTGTGCAGGAATAGCCTTTCAGGAAGGAAATGAGGGCCCAAGCTAGCGGATCTTG contains:
- a CDS encoding class I SAM-dependent methyltransferase, whose protein sequence is MADSYVLGNRKSEIERLDIQASFFEPFSRDALLKAGIRRGMDCADVGSGSGSVTRLMAQMVGKEGHVTGVDIDDNYLQYCRTVNTFPNVDFIHQDIISSLQEKSDKFDLAFSRFMFVHLKDPKQAVKAMKGMVRDGGTVVIQELDHSPDSWLSHPHEECVDTLREAFVTLVRKSGGDPLAGRKLYKMAVEESLHASVECYAPCLMMGNEPLCSLGWRIADSLKPAILQHGVMKESEYERMFSDLKQLSKKKDSFVTYARFFSVIGKKDGG
- a CDS encoding inorganic phosphate transporter gives rise to the protein MADQSIILVVYGAIGAALFFDFVNGFHDAANSIATIVGTRVLRPIQAVGIAAAANFSGPFIFGTAVAATVGKGIIMPEFSTVDVIIAGLLGATAWDLITWWFGLPSSSSHALIGGLVGSALFAGGLQAIVAPGVEKTLTFMVVSPAMGFAVAGGFALAMMYFLRKKVPGRVNRVFGRLQIVSSAFFSLTHGANDGQKTMGIITALLIAGGLMHSKEFVVPLWVIISAASAIALGTFFGGWRIVKTMAFRLTNLKPYQGFCAETGGGAILTSMAWLGIPVSTTHAISGAIMGVGATKRFSAVRWGLGKRIIYAWVITIPASAAIAAACMWAIKALTG
- a CDS encoding DUF47 domain-containing protein yields the protein MAGGGFLSWIRSNDREIIDALEQQGANVLKAANALVDLVSNFENVGERKVNIKDIEHRGDEIAHNIYLIMDKTFVTPLDREDISKLTSEVDEILDYIDGAADRFVLFKISKPTPYMIELAKILLSATQEVHTLMMRLRGFKNSADLIEHCRNINKYEHEADTIYRLAIAELFDTSDAIEIIKFKEIYLQLEDAVNRCQDVADTFEDIGLKYG
- a CDS encoding Hcp family type VI secretion system effector, which produces MPNLGKMQVVASVAVVTSILAGYVAVASFSSASQKISASEALLGIPSADAATVDYFLKIDGIEGESTSDRHKGEINIESFSWGASNTGSASAGGGAGAGKVSFQDISFTKVIDKSSPKLMLATATGQHIKQVTLTGEMSGKKGQQFLQIKLTDVLISSYQQGGSSGAVPTDSFSLNFAKIEFTYYPTNPDGSLGAPMTGGWDIKENKKG
- a CDS encoding DUF72 domain-containing protein, whose protein sequence is MLLGTCGWSYQEWVGLFYPNNRVAKLPFYAKVFDTVEVDSSFYRMPTKMMVRGWEKATGPLFKFSLKLPKTITHDKRLTEGAEDDLAKFLDVIKPLEESDKLGCLLVQLAPSFSYDEADVLESFLELLPSYIHFAVEFRHESWDRKETWDLLKKYNVANTITESPIEFLSKIVVTSSTHAYVRWHGRGKPIWYDYTYSEEELMPWVDKLKEMEAKVPVTYAYFNNHYNAGAPHNALQFLAMRGELDEMQEKTITRIERKIRRKPSRITDFV